DNA from Bordetella genomosp. 13:
ACGGCCGCCTGGATCAGGTACTTCAGGAAGCCCTCGCCGGCGTATTTGCGGGCGCCGGCCGACGCCTGCATGATCACGGGACTGTCGGTTTCGGCCGCGGCCTCCATGATGGCCTGCACCTGCTCCAGGTTGTTGACGTTGAACGCGGGAATGCCGTAGCCATTCTCGGCCGCATGGTCGAGCAATTGGCGCATGGAAACTAGGGCCATGGGGGACCTCCTGGACTTGTGTTATCGAATTGAAGTCATGCAGAACAGCGGGATTTTACGGGAATGCCGGGCGGGCCTTGTGAGCATCCGTTGCAGCCCTCGCCCGGAGGCAGTCGGCCAGAAGTCGGGCGCTTGATGGCGCGGGGTCGCTAGCGGCGTCGCGGTCTTTGCGGCGTAAGGCGCGGGGCGGGCTCAGGCCCCGCCCACGCTGCCTTCGAACTGGTCGGGCGGCATGGGCTTGCCCAGCAGGAAGCCCTGCAGCGAGTCGCAGCCCAGCGCGGTCAGGAAGGACTGCTGCTCGGCCGTCTCCACGCCTTCAGCGGCCACCTTCAGCTTGAGCTTCTGGCCCAGCGCGACGATCGCCGACACCACCGCCGCGTCCTCGCTGTCGCCCTGCAGCTGGCCCACGAAGCCGCGGCCGATCTTCAGTTCGGTGGCCGGCAGGCGCTTCAGATACAGCAGACTGGAATAGCCGCTGCCGAAGTCGTCGATGGATATGCGCACCCCCAGGCTCACCAGCCGGCGCAGCAGCGCCAGCGTGGCTTCGGCGTCGCGCATGGCGGTGGACTCGGTGATCTCGAGTATCAGGCTGCGCGGCGGCAGGGCGTGCCGCTCGACCGCCTGGCGCACCAGCTCGTACAGGCCCTCGTGCACGAACTGGGCCGTGGACAGGTTGACCGACATGGTCCAGTCGGTATGGCCCGCGTTGTGCCATTCGTGCAGCTGCCGGCAGGCCTCGTCCAGCACCCATTCGCCGATGGACACGATGAGCCGCGAGCGCTCGGCCAGGGGAATGAAGCGGTCGGGCGGAATCAGGCCCTTTTCGGGATGCAGCCAGCGGATCAGGGCCTCCGCGCCCATGATGCCGCCGTCGGGCCGGAACTTGGGCTGGTAATGCAGCACCAGCTGCTTGCGTGCGCGGGCCTGGCGCAGGTCGTGCAGCATGGCCAGCTGCTCCTGCGCGTTGCTGTTCATGGAAGGCTCGAAGTAACTGAAGCGGGCCCGGCCCATGCGCTTGGCGTGGTACATCGCGGCATCGGCGTTGCGCATCAGCGTGCGCGCGTTGTCGCCGTTGGCGGGGTACAGGGCGATGCCCGCGCTGGCCGAGACCGCCACCCGGTGGCCCATGACGGTGACCGGCCGCGACAACACCTTGATCAGCCGCTGCGCCACCGCCGCCGCGTCGTTGGGCTCGGCGACCTCGCTGATGACCACGAACTCGTCCCCGCCGAGGCGGGCGGCCGTGTCCGCGCCGCGCAGCTGGCGGCGAATGCGGCCGGCCAGCTCGACCAGCAGCGCGTCGCCGGTATGGTGGCCATAGGCGTCGTTGACCGCCTTGAAACCGTCCAGGTCGAGGAACAGCAGCGCGAACGTGCCGCGCGAGCGGCGCGCGGTCTCGATGGCCTGCTTCACCTGCTGCTCGAGCAGGATGCGGTTGGGCAGCTTGGTAAGGTTGTCATGCAGGGCCAGACGAAGGAGTTCTTCGTTCGCACCCGCCAGCGAGCGGGCCAGCACCGCCGTGCGCGATTCGAGCCGGGCGTCCAGCACCGCCACCACCAGTGCCATGGCCAGGATGCCGGTGGTGACGACCGCCACCGCCGCCGCAAGCCATTCCACGGACAACCCTGCCCCGGCCGCCATACAGACGCTGCCGGCGGGAAACATGGCCGCGCTCATGCCCGTGTAGTGCATGCCGCATACCGCGGCCGCCATGACGCTGGCGGCCGCAAACCGATAGCGCAGGCCGCGCCGCGCCTGCCAGATCCAGTGGGCCATCCATAATGCCACCGCCGAACAGCCGATGGAGATGAGCGCGGCCGCGGCCAGCCGGGCCGGCGCGTAGACGATGGCGGGCGACATGCGCATGGCGGCCATGCCGGTGAAGTGCATGCCCAGCACGGCCCCGCCCATCAGCAGGGCGGCCAGAAGAAGCATGGCCGGCCGAAGCTCGGGGCGGCAGACGATGTGCAGCGCGAGCAGCGCGCCCACCACCGCGACCAGCAGCGACAGCACGGTCAGCGTCACGTCGTAGCCCACGGGAATGGGCAGGCTGAAGGCCAGCATCCCGATGAAGTGCATCGACCAGATGCCCAGGCCCAGCACGAAGCCGCTGCCCGCCAGCCAATAGCGGCCGGCCGCCGCGTGCGCGCTGTCGATGCGGCTTGCCAGTTCGAAGGAAGTCAAAGAAGCAAAGGCCGCGACCAGAATGGACACGGCCACCGTTGCCAAGTCGTAGCTGCCGTTCAACATCGTTCCGACGTCCCGCCTGTATCCGATTCGGAAAACCGGTTCTGGGTAGTCAATCTGCAAACCGCATGCGTCACTGCCCGGCATACCTATTGCAGTCGGTCCCCGGCAGACTTTGGGCCCGGGGCTTCTGGTACGGGCCCCGTCGCGGTAGCCACATGTAAAAAAACCGGAGCAATTGTAGCCGCGGTTGCAGTGAATGGGGAACCGTTACGTCCACGGGTATATAGTCGGGAATCCCTGTCATTTCCGGATTTCCATGCTTAACGGTTCCTGCCTGTGCGGCCGCATTGCATATACGGTAAACGGCCCCCTGACCAGCGTGCTGAACTGCCATTGCAGCGTGTGCCGCAAATCGCACGGCGCGGCATTCCGCACACGCGCCACGATCAACGCCCAGGACTTCGCCTGGATTCGCGGCGAGAACCACGTCACCTGGTATGCCTCGTCACCCGGCAATTACCGCGGCTTCTGCAGCGCGTGCGGCACACCCCTGCTGACCCGCTTCGACCAGACCCCCGAGGTCTACGGCCTGCCGCTGGGCGCGCTGGACGACGACCCGGGCGTGAAGGCGCAGGGCCATATGCACGTGGCCAGCAAGGCGCCCTGGCACGACATCACGGACGCGCTGCCGCAATATCCCGAAGGCGCCGATCTGGATACTGGCACGCGGCCCGATAATGGGTTATAGTCATTTTCTGCCCAAACCAGGGCGGCAATTGAATATAATGCAAGCAAAACGCGCAAGCAAAAACGCGGTGCGGTTGCTCAGCTGTAGTGGTTCAGCTGCTATTTCCGGCTGGCACGCTCCAGCCGGCGCCCACCCCCTGCAGCCTGACTGCAAGGTCCGACTGTAAAACCCCTGGCTGATGAAGCCTTACGCCGTGCGCATGCATTGCCGCGCATGCTTCGCAGGCCCAGCCTGTCCTGTCCACCTGGTTTTACCGAACACCGAGGCGGCGACGGCCTGAGATCTTCAGGCGCGCACCGTTCCGCCAGCCCACCGCCCCAGCGGCCTGGGTACCCGTCCCTCCCCTTCCCAGGGCCACGACCCGTACCCCTGCCGGCCGGCATGCCCCTGCGCTGCCGGCCGCCCCGCCTGGGCATCCGGCGCATCCGCCTCGCGGGCCTGCGCCTTACTACCAAGGAGTCATCATGGCGAAAGAAGAATTGATCGAACTGGACGGCATCGTCGACGAAGTGCTGCCCGACAGCCGCTATCGCGTGAAGCTGGACAACGGCGTCGAGGTGGGTGCCTATGCCTCCGGACGCATCCGCAAGCACCGCATCCGCATCCTGGCCGGCGACCGCGTCACCCTCGAGATGTCTCCCTACGACCTGACCAAGGGCCGCATCAATTTCCGCCACAAGGACGAACGCGGCGCCCCGCCGCCCAACCGTCCGTCGCAGTACCGCCGCTGATCTGTCGAGCGGGGTAAAATTCGCGCCGGCCGCTGCCGTAGTACATGCACGTCAGGCGCGAGCCCCGCTCCGTACAGATTGGCCCATGTCAGATC
Protein-coding regions in this window:
- a CDS encoding GFA family protein, whose product is MLNGSCLCGRIAYTVNGPLTSVLNCHCSVCRKSHGAAFRTRATINAQDFAWIRGENHVTWYASSPGNYRGFCSACGTPLLTRFDQTPEVYGLPLGALDDDPGVKAQGHMHVASKAPWHDITDALPQYPEGADLDTGTRPDNGL
- a CDS encoding putative bifunctional diguanylate cyclase/phosphodiesterase — encoded protein: MLNGSYDLATVAVSILVAAFASLTSFELASRIDSAHAAAGRYWLAGSGFVLGLGIWSMHFIGMLAFSLPIPVGYDVTLTVLSLLVAVVGALLALHIVCRPELRPAMLLLAALLMGGAVLGMHFTGMAAMRMSPAIVYAPARLAAAALISIGCSAVALWMAHWIWQARRGLRYRFAAASVMAAAVCGMHYTGMSAAMFPAGSVCMAAGAGLSVEWLAAAVAVVTTGILAMALVVAVLDARLESRTAVLARSLAGANEELLRLALHDNLTKLPNRILLEQQVKQAIETARRSRGTFALLFLDLDGFKAVNDAYGHHTGDALLVELAGRIRRQLRGADTAARLGGDEFVVISEVAEPNDAAAVAQRLIKVLSRPVTVMGHRVAVSASAGIALYPANGDNARTLMRNADAAMYHAKRMGRARFSYFEPSMNSNAQEQLAMLHDLRQARARKQLVLHYQPKFRPDGGIMGAEALIRWLHPEKGLIPPDRFIPLAERSRLIVSIGEWVLDEACRQLHEWHNAGHTDWTMSVNLSTAQFVHEGLYELVRQAVERHALPPRSLILEITESTAMRDAEATLALLRRLVSLGVRISIDDFGSGYSSLLYLKRLPATELKIGRGFVGQLQGDSEDAAVVSAIVALGQKLKLKVAAEGVETAEQQSFLTALGCDSLQGFLLGKPMPPDQFEGSVGGA
- the infA gene encoding translation initiation factor IF-1, with translation MAKEELIELDGIVDEVLPDSRYRVKLDNGVEVGAYASGRIRKHRIRILAGDRVTLEMSPYDLTKGRINFRHKDERGAPPPNRPSQYRR